The DNA segment aaaaaaatgtgaataaTATTGGGTCCCATGTTTAACAGAAACCGGTCGATGAGGGACACGTATAGGAAGAAAAGTCCAGTTTTGGTGACCGAGAGGGGGTGACGTGTACGGTCGGAGATGTGTTAGTTGGGTGGCGGGAGAGATGAGAGAAAGAAAGGTTCATTGCACCACTGACAAAGACAAACCTTTTAATTCCGTAAATATCTTGTCTTTctcttgttttatttattttcctattCTTTTGGTTCTTAATAACTCAAATAAATAACATTATATTGGTTGACGTTACCTTTTTTTTGTGCATAACAGAACGTTACTATAAAACTATTTTACCAAGTTCCATATGTTTTATGCCACTTGTGTCGTATTCTTTGGATACTGTGTAAACGAAATGTTATCTGTAAATGGAAATGTGAAAGTTGGTTCTGGATGATGGGCAACAGACAAAATACCCAAGACACCTCAGATTCAATGAACCAATCATCAACTATTTAtggtaaataaaataaaaagtaagtagataaaatatttggaaatcAACATATGcttaaatgaaacaaaaaaaatgagaagATGGCCAAGAAAATGGATAGTGGATATTTTGGTTAATGTTTGCTTATTTATTGTGTTAATCTTTTAGCTTTCCTTGAGGGCAACGCGATTAAGGGACGAAGTAAAGGTTGTTCAACTCGTAATTATAACCTAATTAAATCAAAGAAGGGTACTACTACTATATACCCCATCTATTCCTAAATAGTATTGTTTAGGCAGaaacacacatattaagaaaactattattttttagaaagtattattaaaactataaattaatgatattcaaccaattacaaaatagactattaaaatatgattggatacacagtttttaataaaataaaaattacctagaaaaatgaaaacatcttatatattacaacattaaaattatgtaaaacatTCTACTTTTAGAAACAAAGGGAATATCAttaactaattatatatattagtcatattttaaattaaataaaggaATAATGTGGTGTTTTATTACATCCATACACATCATCGATGCCTCCCATTTTCTGGGTGAAACAGACTATTCGATTCTTTTGATATGGAACATACTCTTCTTGTCTCCATTAACAACAGAAAGGCTTGTAATTATTTTTCAACTCTTCAGTGTTTTTTTTCCTTGAGCCCAAAACTCATGACACCATCATAAAGAAACCGGACCACATTCAGAATAATGTTTCTGTGGCAACTGAGCATCAATTCATCTCAATTATTATGATATGTTCATTCAAAGAATAGTCACGTATAGTGATCTAAGTACTAACTACGAACCAGTATGTAACTGTGTATCAGTTAGCGTAATGTTAACCATTACTGCATGCGGTCGATTaccatatataaattttgagaaCTTAGAGTCTTAGATAGAATCATTAAGACCACGTGCATTGAGGGTTTATAGGGAGAGTTCACAcagaaatcaagaaaaaaaaaataactaaatcacATAAACCCCTCTCTCCTAAAGCTCTTTGGGCTGAACCCCTCTCTCCTAgagttcatcactgtagcgcgggtcCCACGTGTCGTGGCGGCCCGCAAttggtctaatttttttttttttttttaaatcaaaaaaaagaaaaaaagtttaataataaaaaattgaaaagatgAACCCCAAGAGGGGGTTTGCTGATGCTGATGCTGATGCTCTAAGAGGCCAAGGTTATATATTACTTCCTATGTTGAAATTTATCACAGCTACATGTGGCATTCATAATTAGATTTAGTAGAGAGTCTAATCTTAACATGAGAACACTCATTAGCAAGTCAACGCAAAAGTCTATTGGAGAGAGATTTGGCATAACGTttcaattaaatattattacttTTAGGGTACTACTATATTCAGAGAAGCTTCTCAACAATGGAAGCAGGAAACAAGGAAAAAAATGCTGTTATATCTGAAGAAGTCAGGAAGTGTTGTTCATCTATCTGATCTCTTAATATTCATCCAAACATAAAGACTTTCTGGTGGAGAATGGCACATGGGGGAATATAATCTTTGGAGGAGAGGAGTAAAAATGGACAAAACATGTCCGGTTTGTGAAGAACAGATGGAAACGCTAAATCATGCGTTTTTTCAGTGCAGAGTGGCCTAGTGGATGcttcatggaagtcttctagAGAGGAGATGGGGTTTGGCTGGTCTTTACACAGAAGAGAAGGCACCCAAATCATGCATGGATCCTCAGCAGAAGCGCCTATGAATTCTACTTTAGAGGCTGAAGCAATAGCCCTCCTGAACAAATGGGCCGACTAAACTACTCTAAGGTTGCCGTCATGAGAGATTGTGAGAGTTTATTTGATGAGTTAAATCTGTTCAAAACTGAACAAACCATCAGAAATTTCCGTATCACAGAGGCTGCCTTTGTGCTACAGGATATCCTTGAGATCTCAAGACATAGAGATTACACTTTTCATTACATATCTAGAGATAATCTTAATGTTGTAGACTCCCTTGCTAAACAAGCTAGGCTACATAAGAAAAACTATGTTGTATCTTGGAAGTTTTAATGTGTTTAATGaaaatgttgaaaaaaaaaaatatattcatgaggATATCTTTAGTATCATGAGTTGTTTAAAGATCTACTCGTTTACTTGGACCAAGTCACAACAAGCCTATTGTAGTTGACTTGACTTTATGAATCAACTCTCACCGTATCGGTATGATCAGATCGACCGCAGCAATTATCAACTTAAAATTAGTTTGCTCAGAGAGAGGAAGTGAAGAAAGAGCGAAAAATCTTCCAAATGGATTGCATCTCATCTCTACTCGTGGGCTTAGCGCAGGCGTTGTGTGAATCTATGAATATGGCAGAGAGAAGAGCAGGGCATAAGACTGATCTTAAGCAAGCCATCAGTGATCTCGAAACAGCCACAGGTGAACTGAAGGCCATACGTGACGACCTGAATCTACGCATCCAACGAGACAATCTAGAGGGTCGAAGCTGCACAAACCGTGCCAGAGAGTGGCTCAGTGCGGTGCAAGCAGCAGAGGTAAGAACAGAATCGATTCTAGGGAGGTTTATGCGTCGGGAACAGAGGAAAAGAGCGCGGAGGAGATGCCTCAGTTGCTTAGGTTGTGCTGAGTACAAACTGAGCAAGAAGGTTTTGGGTACACTGAAGAGCATCAATGATCTGAGACAACGCTCTGAAGATATAGAAACAGATGGTGGGTCGATTCAAGAGACTTCTATGGAGATACCTATCAAGTCCGTGGTTGGGAACACCACAATGATGGAACGGGTGTGGGAACTTCTcagtaaagaagaagaagaaagaggaatCATTGGGATTTATGGACCTGGTGGGGTTGGGAAGACAACGTTAATGCAGAGCATTAACAACGAGCTGATCACAAAAGGTCATCAGTACGATGTACTGATATGGGTTACAATGTCCCGTGAATTCGGAGAGTGTACAATTCAGCAAGCTGTTGGAGCGCGGTTGGGTTTATCTTGGGATGAGAAGGAGACAGGGGAAGGTAGAGCTTTCAAGATATACAGAGCTTTGAAACAGAGACGGTTCTTGTTGTTGCTTGATGATGTCTGGGAAGAGATAGACTTGGACAAGACAGGAGTTCCTCGACCTGACAGGGAAAACAAATGCAAAGTGATGTTCACGACACGGTCCATGGCATTATGCAGCAAAATGGGTGCGGAATGCAAGCTGAGAGTGGATTTTCTTGAGAAGCAATATGCGTGGGAGCTCTTTTGTGGTAAACTTGGGAGAAGAGATCTCTTGGAGTCACCGTTGATTCGCCGGCACGCTGAGACCATTGTCACTAAATGCGGTGGATTGCCACTAGCGTTGATCACTTTAGGAGGAGCCATGGCTCACAGAGAGACTGAAGAGGAGTGGATTCACGCCAGTGAAGTTCTGAATAGATTTCCAGCAGAGATGAAGGGTATGGACTATGTATTTGCTCTTTTAAAATTCAGCTACGACAACCTAGAGAGCGATCTGCTTCGAACTTGTTTCTTGTACTGCGCTTTATTCCCAGAAGATCACTCTATTGAGATCGAACAGCTTGTTGAGTACTGGGTCGGAGAAGGGTTTCTGATCAGCTCCCATGGCGTTAACACTATATACCAGGGATATTTTCTGGTTGGAGATCTTAAAGCGGCGTGTTTGTTGGAAACCGGAGATGAGAAGACGCAGGTGAAGATGCATAATGTCGTTAGAAGCTTTGCACTGTGGATGGCATCTGAACAGGGGACTTATAAGGAGTTGATCCTAGTAGAGCCAAGCATGGGACTTACTGAAGCTCCCAAAACAGAAAGATGGCGACATACGTTGGTGATTTCGTTGTTGGATAACAGACTCCAGATGTTGCCTGAAAATCCCATATGCCCGAATCTGACAACATTGCTGCTCCAGCAGAACAGCTCTTTGAAGAAGATTCCAGCAAACTTTTTCATGTATATGCCTGTTCTCAGGGTCCTTGACTTGTCCTTCACAAGTATCACTGAGATCCCACTGTCTATTAAGTATTTGGTGGAGTTGTATCATCTAGCTCTGTCGGGAACAAAGATAAGTGTGCTGCCTCAAGAGCTTAGGAATCTTAGAATGCTGAAGCATCTAGACCTACAAAGAACGCAGTTTCTCCAGACAATCCCACGAGATGCCATATGTTGGCTAAGCAAGCTCGAGGTTCTGAACCTATACTACAGTTACGCTGGTTGGGAACTGCACAGCtatggagaagatgaagaagaactTGGATTTGCCGACTTGGAACACTTAGAAAACCTCACCACACTCGGTATCACGGTTCTCTCACTGGAGAGCCTGAAAACACTCTACGAGTTTGACGCCTTGCATAAATGTATACATCATCTGCACGTCGAAGAATGCAATGGTCTCCCCCACTTCGATCTCTCATCACTCTCAAACCACGGTGGGAACATAAGAAGACTTAGCATTAAAAGTTGCAATGACTTGGAGTACCTGATCACACCTACAGATGTTGATTGGCTTCCAAGTCTAGAGGTTCTGACGGTACACAGCCTCCACAAGTTAAGCAGAGTGTGGGGAAGTTCTGTAAGCCAAGATAGTCTGCGGAACATCCGTTGCATCAACATTTCACACTGCCACAAGCTAAAGAACGTCTCATGGGCTCAGCAACTCCCAAAGCTAGAGACGATTGACCTGTTCGACTGCAGAGAGCTAGAGGAACTGATTAGTGACCATGAGAGTCCATCCATTGAAGATCTAGTATTGTTCCCAGGCCTGAAGACTTTGTCAATTAGGGATCTACCGGAACTAAGCAGCATCCTTCCATCTCGATTTTCTTTCCAGAAACTAGAAACTCTAGTCATCATAAAGTGCCCCAAAGTGAAGAAACTGCCATTTCAGGAAAGGGTCCAGCCAAACTTGCCAGCAGTTTACTGTGATGAAAAATGGTGGGAGGCACTGGAAAAAGATCAACCAATCACAGAGATTTGTTGTTCACCACGCTTTGTTCCGAATTGATATGAAAGCCTGGAACATTCTATACATATCAACATCTGTCAGTAATGTACATGAAAACGAATGAATGTTAAACTATTTTGCAAGAGAAATATTAAGAGCGTGAGCAGACTTTACCAACACCGTTGCCTTTAGCATGTCGCTTAAGAGTAGAGAAGTAAACAAAACAAAGCAGCCACCGATGCTGATTCTTACCAGATTATGAGCACAGCAAAATTTAGAATGCAGAATTTAGCTTAACAGGTCATGGAGAGTGCAAAAACAAAActatagaaaatgaaatcagATTAAACGGCATAAGAATGACGAGAAACCTGAGAATTTTATCATCAAACTTGCAAAAGTTTCAAATTCGCATTGCCAACAGCTTAAATAAGCATTCACTATCCCATAGGGAAGGAGTTCagagaaaaaagaaaggaaaaagaaacCCAAAACTCCAGCTGAGTTCAATCAAACACGAAGTTGAATGAAATGTGAGCAGCTCACAGGAGCACCAGCCCAAGTTCTGATGGCTTTAAGGCGCTTCTTAGACGATAATTGTAGAGATAATAGTGAAGCTGCCCATCTCCTGGCCCAAACTTCAGCTCTTTGAGGAAACTCTCATTGTGCATAACATCCAATGCATTAAACACATCAAAACCCTTCTGTTTGGCGACTATCAGAGCATCATTCATCAGCTGAAGAAAAGTCGTCTTCGTAGCCACATTGTAGTACGAATAAGCAGCTTTCAGTGTTGAATAGTTGGGGTTGCCGAGAATTGTTGAAGGAAGAGTGTAGAAGCTGCAGAAATCAGTAACATCATGGGTCTCCGGGCTTTCTACAAGGTAACTGTCCACAACATCCTCCCTTGGGAGAAGCCAATGCTCAACATCATTCTCATCAAAGTCTGTAGCAACGATAAACTGACTAAGATAATTCCTGAGCAACCGTGTCACAGCAGGGACATCACAGGGCTCCATTTTCCTAAACCCAGGAGTAGCAGGTACGTCTGGTAACTTGTACAGTTTAATGGTCCTGCTCATTGTCATTCTTGCACCAAGCCTTGAAAATCCGACATCAATAAGCTTCTTCGGGTTCAAGGTCCTGTGCCAATACTGGCAAGTCGCAACCGGCGTCGGAAGCACAACCCCAGCAGTGTAAGCCGCTTGCCAAATATTCTCCAAATGAACCCTCCTCGTAACCTCCTTAATCATAACAGGTGCAAGCCTCTTCGACCTAAGCTTCTTATGAACGCACAAGAAATTAATCTCCGCCATTTTCACAACATCATCACCAACCCCTATCCTAGCTGGCACGCCGCTGATGAAAGCCACAAGCTTCTTTGACACCTTGGCACGAACTCCTATATGCCAACTCTGATAGTACCCAGGCGGACGCAGAGCCCAGCTCAGAAACTCCTTAGAGTAATTGAACCTGAACATATTCTCATCATCCTCGACGTAGTTGTTCTTCAGAAGGTTGTAAACCTCAGAGCAAACGTAATCAGACTTCATATCACACGTGGTCCATTCATAAGCAGCGGGAAGGTTGTAAGGCTCCTGCTTAACCTCAGACAAGGGAGTCGCAGCCTCAATGGGACCTTCAGGTAGGCTCGTGTCACCAATGTCTTTGAACTGCCCAACGGGTTGAGTCTCCCAGAACTTGTGTGTTTTCTCCACTGACATGGAGTCCTGGAATCTTCTGACTATAGTTTCCAGAGAAGCATCGTCCCCAACTAATGGAGTTGCTTCAGCAACTTGATCTGCTTTCTCTTCCAGAGAGCCAGGAAGTGAATTTTCGTCTCCCATTTCCTGAAAATTACAGTAATTAATAACGAATAAACTGCATCCAAATCAACATTTAGGAATTCGCAGCTACATCAATCCAAATTATTTGTAAAACCATCGAGGTATAGTATGCTTAATCACAAATCTTATGCTAGCTATAGCATGCTTAATCACAAAGATTTGTAACTAACTAACCGAAGTAATCGTGATCAACTCAGATCTCTCATGAGTCCCAATATAAGAACGAAACTATGAAGACGACGACGACAGACTAAAACTCACTGATTGTTCTTGAACAGAGATGAACCAAGACTAGCTCCGATTCGTTTCCGGTGAAGAAGAACAGTTATCAGATCTCTGTAGCAAATCTCCGGAACGTCATATGAGAGTAGAGAGATAACTCTTAGGGTTCCCAGTGAGTAAGCTCGTCGATGGAATCATTTCTTCTATATTGCGTTTGTGCATCTTTTACTTTTAGTTATTGCACTTAAGCCCCAATATGAATAGGTAATTTACAATAGTTACCCTTATGTTATGAAATTGTAGCCAGGACCAATTTCAGGTGGATTAACTCAACTGTATTCAAACTTTCGTAGTGTGtaattaagaagaagaaaaacataagaaactTCTGAGGTCGTTTGACCAATACGGTGCAAGTACAATTAATGttgtgttattattattattatcagtGGTGGTGATGAAACTTGTCGTCGGAGGAGACTTGAAGATTATCAATGCCTTTAATGGCTGATTCGTAGTGTCTTCTCGAGGAAGAAGACCTCTTCCCAGCCTCCACAGGGGAGTTCCTAGAGATCACTCCTCCGCGGCTTACGTCACCTGTACGGTGGCTTCTCTGAAACTCTTCCCCGCTCAGAAGATTGTCTCGGCTGCTCACTGCCGCTACTCTCCTCGATGATCCTGCTGATTGTGCAAACATCGAGGAGCTCGGCATCTGCATCACAAATAAAGTAAACAAAGTTGAATACTCATGTCTTACAACACAAGTTAGGTTTTAAGGGGAGAGACTAGAGAGTGAAACAGAACATCATACCATGGAGTCTCTGTTAAATGATGATGTCTGTTGGTTCGAAAGATTCCCTGAGTGGTCAAGAGTGCCTGAAGCTCTCCGTCGAGATGATTCCATATGCGAGTAACCAACCGGTCTCCCTTCTTCCTCGCCTTGGGTGGCAACAAGGAACAATAAACATTATGAATGATAAGTTCTGTGCAAAGGGATAGGGATTAAATAATGATATCTACCTGTGTATCTATCAATGTTGGAAACGCCAGGTGGCAATGCGGCGCTAGTTCCAACCGCAGGGTTCTACA comes from the Brassica rapa cultivar Chiifu-401-42 chromosome A01, CAAS_Brap_v3.01, whole genome shotgun sequence genome and includes:
- the LOC103863856 gene encoding disease resistance protein RPS2 → MDCISSLLVGLAQALCESMNMAERRAGHKTDLKQAISDLETATGELKAIRDDLNLRIQRDNLEGRSCTNRAREWLSAVQAAEVRTESILGRFMRREQRKRARRRCLSCLGCAEYKLSKKVLGTLKSINDLRQRSEDIETDGGSIQETSMEIPIKSVVGNTTMMERVWELLSKEEEERGIIGIYGPGGVGKTTLMQSINNELITKGHQYDVLIWVTMSREFGECTIQQAVGARLGLSWDEKETGEGRAFKIYRALKQRRFLLLLDDVWEEIDLDKTGVPRPDRENKCKVMFTTRSMALCSKMGAECKLRVDFLEKQYAWELFCGKLGRRDLLESPLIRRHAETIVTKCGGLPLALITLGGAMAHRETEEEWIHASEVLNRFPAEMKGMDYVFALLKFSYDNLESDLLRTCFLYCALFPEDHSIEIEQLVEYWVGEGFLISSHGVNTIYQGYFLVGDLKAACLLETGDEKTQVKMHNVVRSFALWMASEQGTYKELILVEPSMGLTEAPKTERWRHTLVISLLDNRLQMLPENPICPNLTTLLLQQNSSLKKIPANFFMYMPVLRVLDLSFTSITEIPLSIKYLVELYHLALSGTKISVLPQELRNLRMLKHLDLQRTQFLQTIPRDAICWLSKLEVLNLYYSYAGWELHSYGEDEEELGFADLEHLENLTTLGITVLSLESLKTLYEFDALHKCIHHLHVEECNGLPHFDLSSLSNHGGNIRRLSIKSCNDLEYLITPTDVDWLPSLEVLTVHSLHKLSRVWGSSVSQDSLRNIRCINISHCHKLKNVSWAQQLPKLETIDLFDCRELEELISDHESPSIEDLVLFPGLKTLSIRDLPELSSILPSRFSFQKLETLVIIKCPKVKKLPFQERVQPNLPAVYCDEKWWEALEKDQPITEICCSPRFVPN
- the LOC103863866 gene encoding glycylpeptide N-tetradecanoyltransferase 1, with product MGDENSLPGSLEEKADQVAEATPLVGDDASLETIVRRFQDSMSVEKTHKFWETQPVGQFKDIGDTSLPEGPIEAATPLSEVKQEPYNLPAAYEWTTCDMKSDYVCSEVYNLLKNNYVEDDENMFRFNYSKEFLSWALRPPGYYQSWHIGVRAKVSKKLVAFISGVPARIGVGDDVVKMAEINFLCVHKKLRSKRLAPVMIKEVTRRVHLENIWQAAYTAGVVLPTPVATCQYWHRTLNPKKLIDVGFSRLGARMTMSRTIKLYKLPDVPATPGFRKMEPCDVPAVTRLLRNYLSQFIVATDFDENDVEHWLLPREDVVDSYLVESPETHDVTDFCSFYTLPSTILGNPNYSTLKAAYSYYNVATKTTFLQLMNDALIVAKQKGFDVFNALDVMHNESFLKELKFGPGDGQLHYYLYNYRLRSALKPSELGLVLL